Sequence from the Dyadobacter subterraneus genome:
CTAAAAGACTCTTTCCGTCGAATAAGTAATGGGCCAATAGGAGATTTTAATATAGAGGATCCATATTTATGGTTAAACAAAGACAATTTTGAAATTATTGCAAAGGACATGACCGGAGAATTAACTGGTGAAAAACACGCTGGGGTTCGCTTGATTTCAAAAGATTGTAGAAATTGGATGCTAGCTATTACACCTAAGGCATATTCAAGAACAATCTCTTGGTCAAATCTAGAAACAAAAACTCTAGGTTCACTAGAAAGACCACAGCTATTATTGTTAAAAAATAGGCCAAAGTATATTTTTGCTGCTTCGGCAGATAATCAAGGATGGGAACATGATGCAGAGAACACTTGGATAACTGTAAGATACGTAAACAATTATGCCTTATAAGTTTAGATTTTTTGTATGTTTTTGCTCGTATGGATTTTGAAAAATTAATTATTCTTAAACATTATAACCAGCTTTTATTTATTGTGATCCATAATGCCTAACCCTCTCACCAAAATTGGAAAGGGCTAAGAATATCGTAAACAGCCTATGAACCACATATTTCTTATCAAGAATGCGGTTTTTACTTTTGACTTAAAAACCAATCGAAATGGATCAGTCAGAAGAAATGTTCAAATTAGTAAGGGAATGGCGTGAGAGTGGCGTAAGTCAAAGTGAATTTTGCAAGCCACACGGCATTACAGTAGCCAAGTTCGGCTACTGGTCGGTGAAGGAAAAGTTGGCCGCACGGTTGACCGCCGAAAAGGTAGGTGGCTTTGTTCAGATATCCGGCCGACAATCGGTATCAAGTGATTCTTGCCGGATTATCTACCCAAATGGCGTGGAGGTAAGTTACGAAGGGAGAGACCTGGCTATGCTTTCCCAACTGATCAAGCTCTACTGATGTTCAGTCTGAGTTCATCGCACCGCTATTTTCTTTATCAGGGCCGCTGTGATATGCGTAAGGCATTTGACGGGCTCTGTGACCTGGTAAACACAGAGCTGGGCCGCAATCCCACAAGCGGTGAAGTATTCGTTTTTCTGAACCGACCCCGGACCCATATCAAATTGCTTCATTGGGAAAACGGGGGCTTTGTTTTGTATTATAAACGACTTGAAAAAGGAACGTTTTCTCTACCCAAAGCAATGGATGGTCGTAAGCAATCGCCTATATCCATCTTTCAAGGCTGATCACCAATAGTGAGCTTTGGGATATGAAAAAAGAACAACACAAATCCCAACAACGATATCGCCAGCTCTATCTTCGATGGAAAAGTAGCGGCAAAGGTGCTCGTGTATTCTGCGAGCAGGAATCAATCAAGTATTCGACATTCTGGTATTGGGCCAAAAAGTTTAAAGCCAGTGCTCTTCCCAAGCATGAGTTCATTGAAATGAAAGTTGATAAGATCGAAGTAAAGTCTTCTCAACCACTTGCCGAACTACGGCTAACTGATAAAGGTGCGCTGATTTTCTATGAGTTACCAGAGCCCGCATGGGTAAAAGCATTACTGGCTTAACCGATGCTGTCTTTATCTTCTTCGACACGTTACTTCTTGTACAACCACCCTGTGGATATGCGCTGCGGATTCTATTCGCTCGCAGGTCTGGTACAGAACGGTTTAAAGCTGAACCCGCTATCAGGTGATGTCTTTGTATTTATCGGAAAACGGGCTAATCAGGTGCGCCTGCTACAGTGGGATGGCGACGGCTACGCACTCTATTCAAAACGATTAGAGGCAGGTACCTTCGAGCGCCCGTCAGATAAAAAATTACTGATCTCTACAAGGGAACTGTCGCTGATTTTACAAGGTGTTAAGTTAAAATCCGTTCAGCTGCGCAAGCGTTATAAACAACTGTCCACCTATTAAAAGCGCATAATATTTTTTAGAAAGTGGCCTTCACACGTTGATAAGCCACTTTTTTTGCGTATTTTTATAGTATGACCACAGCCGAACCAGACTATAAATTGTTATACGAACAGGCCCAGCAGAAGCTGGAGCAGACCGAGCAAAAACTTAGGCTGGCGCTGTTGGATGCTAATGAATTGCGCAGAAAACTTTTC
This genomic interval carries:
- the tnpA gene encoding IS66 family insertion sequence element accessory protein TnpA — translated: MDQSEEMFKLVREWRESGVSQSEFCKPHGITVAKFGYWSVKEKLAARLTAEKVGGFVQISGRQSVSSDSCRIIYPNGVEVSYEGRDLAMLSQLIKLY
- the tnpB gene encoding IS66 family insertion sequence element accessory protein TnpB (TnpB, as the term is used for proteins encoded by IS66 family insertion elements, is considered an accessory protein, since TnpC, encoded by a neighboring gene, is a DDE family transposase.) → MFSLSSSHRYFLYQGRCDMRKAFDGLCDLVNTELGRNPTSGEVFVFLNRPRTHIKLLHWENGGFVLYYKRLEKGTFSLPKAMDGRKQSPISIFQG
- the tnpA gene encoding IS66 family insertion sequence element accessory protein TnpA, yielding MKKEQHKSQQRYRQLYLRWKSSGKGARVFCEQESIKYSTFWYWAKKFKASALPKHEFIEMKVDKIEVKSSQPLAELRLTDKGALIFYELPEPAWVKALLA
- the tnpB gene encoding IS66 family insertion sequence element accessory protein TnpB (TnpB, as the term is used for proteins encoded by IS66 family insertion elements, is considered an accessory protein, since TnpC, encoded by a neighboring gene, is a DDE family transposase.), with the translated sequence MLSLSSSTRYFLYNHPVDMRCGFYSLAGLVQNGLKLNPLSGDVFVFIGKRANQVRLLQWDGDGYALYSKRLEAGTFERPSDKKLLISTRELSLILQGVKLKSVQLRKRYKQLSTY